In Anthocerotibacter panamensis C109, the sequence CAGCAGGTTCTTTCAGAAAATGGCATTTTGACTAAAATTATACTGGACAATCCGCACCCACTTACGTAATAGGTACAAAAAATAAGCATTCCCTTGAGCGAAATAGTTTTTTAGTTAAACAACTCGGCTTTAGGCATCCTGAGGGACTTCTTGCCACAGGTAGGTGGCTTTACGGTGGAGGCTGGTGAAGTTGCTCCCGGCGATCACGAGATGGTCGAGTACTGGGATGCGCAGGAGGGTCCCCGCCTGGAGAATCTGACGGGTGAGGCTGAGGTCTTCGGGGCTGGGGGTGCAGTCCCCGGAAGGATGGTTGTGAGCGACGACGACGCGCGCGGCGTTGCGGCGGATGGCTTCGCGGAAGATATCGCGGGGGTGCGCCAAGGTTTCGTCCACAGTTCCCATGGAGATAATGTGGTTGGCAAGGACCCGGTTTTTGACATCCAACAGCAGCACGGCGAATTTCTCCTGGAGTGCGTAGCCCAACTCTGCTTGGAGCAGAGCGTGTGCAGTCTCGGGATTTTCGATGATAGGGCGGTCATGAGGGCGGCTGATATAGACACGGCGTCCCAACTCTAGGGCGGCTCCCACAGTTGCGGCTTTCGCTGGTCCGACGCCTGAGATCGCCATCAAGCGCTGGGGGCTGAAGTCACGCAATTGACCGACAGCATCAGCCCCGCCTTCACTGAGTTCGCGCAGAATAAGTTGGGCGAGCCCCAGAGCGGAAAGTTTCCCGGAACCGGTGTTGAGGAGGATAGCGAGCAGTTCTGCCATGGAGAGATATTGGGATCCGGCTTCAAGCAGGCGTTCGCGGGGGCGTTCGTCGGAGGGAAGATCACAAATGCGTAGGTGATAAATCATAGCTTTGGAGAATGTGCTACTCGGTTGTACCCCGTGCCGCACCGAAAATAGACCCTTAATCGTCGTTGGCTGCTTCCCATACCGCCTTGAGGTCTAGGACAAAGCCCGGTAGCACGTCCTCCCCTGACAGGATAGTAGCGCCTTCCAGGGTCTCTACAGCTCGGTCTGGGCGATAAATTACAACCTGTCGGGTCTCGGGATCAAGGAGCCAGCCAAGCTTTGCGCCATGCTCGATGTATTCTTGCATCTTGGCGCGCAGGACAGCTAGATCGTCCGTTGGAGATTTGAGTTCCACCACAAAGTCGGGGCACACCGGGGCAAAGCCTTTTTTCTGCTTGGGGGTCAAGGCTTTTAGTTTTTCTCTTTGTACCCAGGATGCATCAGGGGAGCGGTCTGCCCCGTTGGGGAGTTTGAAGCCGGTGGAGGAGTCAAAAGCGCGTCCATACTCCCGATGTTCCCGGCTCCACGCCTGGACTTGATAGGTCAGTTCAGCATTGTTACTGCCAGAATCGCTCCCGGTCGGGGCCATAATAATCAGTGCTCCCTGAGCATTGCGTTCAAATTTCACATCCCGGTTTCGCTGACACAGTTCCCAGAACTGTTCATCGGTCATCTGAAGGACAGGGCTGAAATCGATGGTGA encodes:
- a CDS encoding Uma2 family endonuclease, whose translation is MSAITIDFSPVLQMTDEQFWELCQRNRDVKFERNAQGALIIMAPTGSDSGSNNAELTYQVQAWSREHREYGRAFDSSTGFKLPNGADRSPDASWVQREKLKALTPKQKKGFAPVCPDFVVELKSPTDDLAVLRAKMQEYIEHGAKLGWLLDPETRQVVIYRPDRAVETLEGATILSGEDVLPGFVLDLKAVWEAANDD
- the radC gene encoding RadC family protein yields the protein MIYHLRICDLPSDERPRERLLEAGSQYLSMAELLAILLNTGSGKLSALGLAQLILRELSEGGADAVGQLRDFSPQRLMAISGVGPAKAATVGAALELGRRVYISRPHDRPIIENPETAHALLQAELGYALQEKFAVLLLDVKNRVLANHIISMGTVDETLAHPRDIFREAIRRNAARVVVAHNHPSGDCTPSPEDLSLTRQILQAGTLLRIPVLDHLVIAGSNFTSLHRKATYLWQEVPQDA